The region ACAGCAACAGCCCGGATCAGTGTATCAGGGCCAGATGGATCGGCTTGACGCAAATACCAGCAAGACCGTCGACCGATCGGAATACGAGACCTTCATGGGCTCGGCTTTCGGAAGTCTCGACAAGAACAAGGACGGCAGCCTGCAGTCCGACGAGACGGTGCAGATCCTGACGGTCGAGCAATTCACTTTGACCGACGCGAACCATAACGGCCGGATCAGCCGAAGCGAATTCATGCAGCGGGTGATGGCGGATTTCGCGACAGCCGACCACGACCGGGACGGAAGCCTTCAGTGACGGAGACATGAAACCGAATGTGGCAATAAAGAAAAACCCGGCGATGTGCTTCACCGGGTTTTTATACTTTAATCTGTCCGCGTTATACTTTTCGCATCAGTCGCATGACGAGCGATACGACGAACAGCACCAGGAAAATGAAGAACAGAACCTGGGCAATGGAAGCTGACGCCCCTGCGATGCCGCCAAATCCGAGGACGCCGGCAATCAAGGCCACGACGAGAAACACCAGAGCGTAGTAAAGCATCGCAATCTCCTTGTACGTTGCTGCGGAGATAACGGAGACGGCCGCATTTGGTTCCCGTCCGTCTTATGGTCGGGACATGCGGCGTCGCATCGGCTCCCTTCAGCCGAAATGAAAGGCGCCGCTGTACGTCCGGTCGCCTTCATTCGGCTCGGGAGGTTCGGCTGCATCGAGATAGGCCTTGAGCGGCCCGGTCAGCACGAACCAGATGCTGGCTCCCAACATGAAACAGGCTCCCACCGGATCGTCGATGCGGGCGATGAACGGAAGGCAGGCCGATGCAAAGAGGACGATGATCCGCACCGACCACTCCGCCTCACGTTTGGCGATGGCGCGCGCTCTCAGCGACTTGTACTCCCGGGCGCCGTACCCGCCTTGCCCTGCCTTCACAGCCGAAAGCAGCTTTCGCGCAGACGGCAGCGCCAGCATGATCAGCGCGGCGACACTGAGCGCAAAAGGTTTGCCGGCCATAACCTGCCCGCTCGCGATCAGCAGAAAGGAGAGCACGACGAGATTCCATGTCGGCTCCAGCAGCTCCGGCGGTTGCCGCGTGCGGAGATGCCAACTCCGCAACAAACCCGCCGCGCCGTGCAGTAGCGGCTGATCGATATAACGATTGATCCAGTCCATGCCGATGCGCCCGTCCCCGATTGCATGAAGAGGCCTCCGAACACCACGGAATTTGGTCATCATAGTGGCAATAGCCGTCGAATCCGCTCTTCGCTTGGAAGAAGCGGCCCGTCCGTAAGGCCGATGACGGCAAAACTTAAATCGCACGAGAGGGGTTAGCGCAATTCGTGCGCGACCTCCCAGACATGGCCTGACGGATCCGCAAAGGCCGCGGTGCGGCGGCCCCATGGACGATCGATCGGACCATTGAGCAGCGCAACCCCGAGTTTCTGCAGCTCCGCGCAAACCGAATCGACGTCATCGACCTTGATCGTCAGCAGGATGCGTGCGCCCGAACCGGGGGCTGACACGGCGGATGGCTCGACCAGCTGAGGCGCCTGCGCTGCATCGAGCAAGTTGATCATCGTTCCCGAGAATTTCAGGACAGAGGATACCGCGTCTTCATAAACGACGTCGAGCGCAAAGACCTTTTGGTAGAACGCTTTGGCCTCGTCGATATCATCGACGAACAGGGTGACGACCTCGATCCGATCCGACAGCATGCGCATTTTCTCCTCCGTTGCTTCGAGCGGCCAACCGATATCGCTGGCCTGCTCTCCGCTTGTCGATTCGACGCTGACGGTTTCGACATGCTGCGCAAAAAAACCGTCAGCTTCGCAGGCCGGGCGCCTCGTGGCCGGTGCGCGCTACATATTCGGTGTAGCCGCCGCCATATTGGTGGACACCCTCGGGCGTCAGTTCCAGCACCCGGTTGGAGAGTGCTGCCAGGAAATGCCGATCGTGCGAAACGAACAGCATCGTGCCCTCATATTGCGACAGCGCCTTGATCAGCATCTCCTTGGTGTCGAGGTCGAGATGGTTCGTCGGTTCGTCGAGCACGAGCAGGTTCGGCGGGTCGAACAGCATGATCGCCATGACCAGCCGCGCCTTCTCGCCGCCTGACAGGACCCGGCACCGCTTCTCGACATCGTCGCCGGAGAAACCGAAGCATCCGGCCAGCGCGCGCAAAGGCCCCTGCCCGGCCTGGGGAAACTGGTCTTCCAGCATCTGGAAGACGGTCCGCTCGCCGTCGAGAATATCCATGGCGTGCTGGGCGAAATAACCCATCTTGACGCTGGCGCCCAGCGCAACGCTGCCCTGATCAGGCGCGGTCGAGCCCGTTACCAGCTTCAGCAGCGTCGACTTGCCGGCGCCGTTGATGCCCATGATGCACCAGCGCTCCCGGCGCCGCACGACGAAGTCGAACCCCTCATAGATGCTTCGGCTGCCGTATTTCTTGTGAACGTTCTTCAGGTTGACCACGTCTTCGCCGGAGCGCGGCGCCGGCTGGAACTCGAAGGAAACGATTTGGCGGCGCTTGGGCGGCTCCACCCGGTCGATCTTCTCCAGCTTCTTCACCCGGCTCTGCACCTGCGAGGCATGCGAGGCGCGCGCCTTGAACCGCTCGATGAACTTGATTTCCTTGGCGAGCATCGCCTGCTGGCGTTCGAACTGGGCCTGCTGCTGCTTCTCGTTCTGCGCCCGCTGCTGCTCGTAGAATTCATAGTCGCCGGAATAGGCCGTCAGCGTGCCCGCATCGATCTCGATGATCTTGGTGACGATGCGGTTCATGAACTCGCGGTCGTGCGAGGTCATCAGCAGCGCGCCCTCATAACCTTTCAGGAATTCCTCCAACCAGATCAGGCTTTCGAGATCCAGATGGTTGCTCGGTTCGTCGAGCAGCATGACATCGGGACGCATGAGGAGAATGCGGGCAAGCGCCACGCGCATCTTCCAGCCGCCCGACAGCGCACCGACATCGCCGTCCATCATCTCCTGGCTGAAGCTCAGCCCCGCGAGCACTTCGCGGGCGCGGCCTTCGAGCGCATAACCGTCCAGTTCCTCGTAACGCGCCTGCACCTCGCCGTAACGCTCGATGATCTCTTCCATGTTGTCGGCTTGTTCGGGATCGGCCATGGCCGCCTCCAGATCGCGCAATTCGCCGGCAACGATGCTGACCGGACCGGCGCCGTTCATCACCTCGGCGACGGCGCTGTGGCCGGCCATCTCGCCGACATCCTGGTTGAAATAGCCGATGGTGACGCCCCTCTCGACGGAGACCTGCCCCTCGTCGGGCTGCTCCTCGCCGTTGATCATCCGGAAGACCGTTGTCTTGCCGGCGCCGTTCGGACCAACAAGGCCGATCTTCTCGCCTCTGTTAAGAGCCGCGGATGCCTCGATGAAGAGGATACGGTGGCTGAGCTGCTTGCTGATATTTTCGATACGGATCATGGTTTACGCGGCGCCTGGAGAAGGAGATTTTGGCGCGCTTATGCCATGCGGGGAAAGCGCAGGATAGCCCTGTTTCCCACCCTCTCGATCAAGAATATGATGCCGAAAAGCCTGAGCGGTTTTCGAACCACATCATGCTCACCTTCTTTAATTTGCAACAGGATTGGATAATATCGCGGCTCACACCAACGGGAACTCGCGCCAATGAGCGTTCGTCCGCCGCAGTCCTTCAGACCATCCGAGCAGAATAAAAACGGTTTCAACGTCCTCGAATACGAGCTGATGTCGGAACGCGCGGATTCGCTTGGACGTCACGGACTGAAGGTGGAGGCGACGCTTGCCGCCCTGAAGGCCTGGGCTCCCGATCGCCAGAGCGCTGAGGAACGCGAGAGGCTTCTCAATGAAGCATCAGACGCCGTCTGGGCATTCTTCATCCAGCGTGAGATCTGCGGCTTGCGCAACAACCGCGACGCCATCCAGCGTTACGGCATCCCCAACGAAGTAATCGCGAGATTGGGCGCAGTGCGAAAATAGCGCGGCGACGGTTGGTGTGGCAGCCGTCCAGCCTCGCTATTGGGTGGAAATCGCCGGGGCGGAACGGTATGGCTTGATGCGGAACCAATGCGAAAGGAAACGCGATGCCAATCTCAATCCGGATCGGGAATCAGGATCTCACCGTCGATGTCTCCTCCCTCGGCGCCGAGATGCAGTCGCTCACGTCAAGCGACGGGCGCTCTTGGTTATGGACCGGCGACGCAGCCTTCTGGACCGGGCGGTCACCGATCCTGTTTCCGATCGTCGGCAAGGCCCCGGATGACAAGGTAACGATCGACGGCACGGTTTATCCGATGGCCCAGCATGGTTTTGCCCGTCGCAGCGAATTCACCCTTGCGGCCTCCACCGAGACGATGTGCCGGTTCGAACTGGTCGCCTCGGATGCGACCCGGGCGGTGTATCCTTTCGATTTTCAGCTGGCCGTCGTGCATGCGGTGGAGGGTCACGCGTTGACTGTCACGGCGGAGGTTACCAATCGCGACCGGAAAGCAATGCCCTTCGGTCTCGGCTTCCATTCGGCCTTCGCCTGGCCATTGCCCGGTACTTCCGGCCGCGACCACGTCGTCACGCTCGACAATGAAGGCGAGCCGGCGCTTGTGCGGCTGGAAGGCGGCCTCATCAACCCTGCGGCCCTGCCCTCCCCATTCAAAGCCGGCCGGCTGGTGCTCGATCATTCGATGTTCGAGCAGGATGCGATGATTTTCCCTGATGGTGCGGGCGAAGGGCTGACTTATGGCGCCGAAGACGGGCCGACCATGCAGTTCCATTTCGAAAACCTGCCCAACCTTGCGTTATGGACCAAACCGGGCGCGCCCTTCCTCTGCATCGAGCCCTGGCACGGAACGGCTGCGGAAGCGGGGGGCTCGAGCGAGTTTTCGAAGAGGCCGTCGACCACGATCCTGGCGCCGGGCGCCGTGGCGAGCTTCGCCTTCACCGTCAAAATTTCGGAATAGGGACAGACAGAAGCGCTCGCCGGGAAGCCGGGCGAGCGCCAGGGGTCTTCAATGAGCGCCGGCGCCACCACCGGCCCGCGGTTTTTGGGTGAGCAGAAGGGCGACGGCTGCAATGGCAAGAACCACGCCGATGACGGCGAAGGTATCGGCAAAACCCAGGATCAGGGCCTGGCGTTTGACGACCTGCCCAAGCGCCACGATAGCCTTCTGGGTTGCTACGGCATGGTCGGAAACACCATGCTGCAGGAAGTAGCCTGTCAACTGGTCGAGGCGGTTGCGCACTTCGTCACGGCCGAGCGTCACCGACTGGCCGATGATGTTCGAGTGAAACTGCTCGCGTTTGGTCAGCACCGTGCCGAGCGTTGCCGTGCCGACGGCGCCGCCGAGATTGCGCAGCATGTTGGTGAGGCCCGAGGCGGCGGCCGCATCGGAAGGCGCGATGCCGGCAGTGGTGATCGCGGTGATCGGCGTCAGCACCAGCGCCTGGCCGATGGCGCGGACGATGTTCGGGATCCAGAACTGGTCGCCTGCGGTATCGGCTGACAAGGTGATGTTCATGAAGCAGCTGATCGCGAAGATCGAGATGCCGAGGAAGCCGATGTAACGCGCATCGAAGCGCTTCATCATCATCGGCACGAGCGGGATCAAAAGCAGCTGCGGCAGGCCGGTCCATGCCAGCACATTGCCGATCTGCTCGGCATTATAGCGCTGCACCTGGCCGAGATATTGCGGCAGGATATAGACGGTGCCGAAAAGGGCGACGCCGACCAGCACGTTGACGGCAACGCCGATGCCGAAATTGCGCTGCTTAAGCAGGCGCAGCTTGACCAGCGGCTTCTCCACCGTCAGCTCGATCCAGATGAAGGCGACGAGGAAGACGAAGGCGAGGATGCTCAGCTTGACGATGAAGGGCGAGGAGAACCAGTCCTCCTTGTTGCCTTCTTCGAGCACCGTCTGCAGCGCCGAGAGGCCGATCGCCATGCTGATGATCCCCGCCCAGTCACCTTCCCTGAGCAGGCCGAGCTGCATCGGCTGCTTGTCGAGCGTCAGGGCAAGGGCGACCGCCATGATGGCGCTGGGGATGGCGTTGATGAAGAAGATCGTCTGCCAGCCATAGTTTTCGGTGAGATAACCGCCGATGGTCGGGCCGATCGCCGGCGCGAAGGTGACCGAGAGCGCGAAGGCCGCAAGGCCGAGCGGCTGCTGGTGCTTCGGCAGCTTGGTCAGCACCATGGTGAAGGCCATGGGGATCAGCACGCCGCCGGCAAAACCCTGCAGGCCGCGCAGCACGATCATCGTGCCGAGATCATGGGCGAAGGCACAGCCAATCGAAAACAGCGGGAAGAGGACTGAGTTGACGAGGATGTAGCGGCGGAAAGAGAAGACATTGCTGAAATAGGCCGTCAGCGGGATAACGACGATCTCGCCAATCAGATAGGAGGTGGAGATCCAGGCGCCGTTGTCGACGCCTGTTCCGATGCCGCCCTCGATGTCGAGAAGCGAGGCATTGGTGATCTGGATGTTGAGGATCGCCATGAAGGCGCCGATCATGCCGGCGAGAACGGCGATCCATTCCCTGGTACTGGCGCCGGTTTTCGGCTGCGGAACGGCGATTGATGTTGCTGCGATGGTGGACATGACACGAACTCCTTGTCCCCCGGCCCTAGCTGCGGTCGTTCTTGGTATTGATATCAGGCTGGACGGACATGCCGGGGCGCAGGTCGCCGTTCGCGGCGGCGTCACCGTCGAGCACGATCTTCACGGGAATGCGCTGGACGACCTTGGTGAAGTTGCCGGTGGCGTTGTCAGGCGGCAGCAGCGCGAATTCCTGGCCGCTTGCCGGAGCGAGGCTGTCGACATGGCCGTGATAGGTGCGGCCGGGGAACATGTCGACCTCGATATCGACAGGCTGGCCGGCCTTGACGTCGGTGAGCTGGGTTTCCTTGTAGTTAGCGATGACATAGGCAGCTGTCGTCGGCACGACCGACATCAGCTGGGTGCCGGCCTGGACATATTGGCCGACGCGCAGCGTCCGGTTGCCGACGGTGCCGTCGACGGGGGCTGTGATCGTTGCATAGGAAAGGTTGAGCTCGGCCTGGTGCTGGACAGCCTGGCTGCGGGCAAGGGCGGCCTTTGCCTGGGCCAGCTCGGCGTTCAGCAGATCGACCTGCTTGACGGCGGCATCGAGCGAGGCGGTGTCGCGGACGATCGAGGCCTGGGCGGCAGCGATCTGCGAGGCGGCCTGCTGCGCCGTCTGGACCGGGGCATAACCGCTGGTGGCGAGGTTCGAATAACGCTTGTTGTTCTGCTCGGCAAAGGTCTCATTGGCGCGGTCGACATCGACGGTCGCGCGGGCGGCGGCAATCGTCGACTGCTGGATATCGAGAGAAGCCTGCTTGGCGTTGACGGTGGCTTCGGCGGCAGCGACATCGGCGCTGGCCTGATCGAGGGCTGCCTTGAAGTCGCGATCGTCGATACGGGCGAGCGGCTGACCGGCCTTGACGGTCTCGTTATCCATGACGAGGACCTCGGCGAGATAGCCTGATACCTTGGGGGCAATGGTGCTGTTGTCGGCCTTCACATAGGCATCGTCGGTCGATATATGGAAGCGACCGACCGTCCAGTAATCATGGCCGTAATAGGCGCCGGCGGCGATCAGCACGAGCGCGGTGGCGCCGAGAAGCAGGGAGCGGCCGCCGCGCCTGCCGGCGGGCTTTTCCTCGGCAACGGTGGCGGCAGCTTCCGCGACGCGCGGCGGCTGGCCGGCGTCCAGGCTTGCCGGTGCGGCTTCGGCAGTGTTTTCGACGGCAGTATTGTTGTTCAAGGCGTGCAGCGTCTTGATGGTCATTGTCTCTCTCCTGATGACGGTCGCTGTCACGAGGGCTGCGGCCTCTAATGGGGTGAATACGATTTAGGAAACTTGATGTTTTCTAAAATATGCACTATAAAATGGATGTCAACATGAATTTGGAAAATCGTCATGGTCCAAAATCAACAAATCGAGAAGAGGCCGAGAGGCCGGCCGCAGATACGCTGTGACGACGACACCAGGAACCTGATCGTCGAAGCGGCAGACACCCAGTTTCACGATAACGGCTACGCGGCGGCAAGCATCGCCACGATCGCCCAGGAGGCTGGTGTTTCCACAAAGACGCTCTACCGGCTGTTTCCGACCAAGGCCGATCTCTTCGCCAGCGTGGTCTCCGAGCGTATCAGCCGCTTCCTACTGGCGCTCGATCCCCCGATGCTTGCCGCTGCCGATCTGAGAGATGGTCTGGAGCGCATGCTGATGGCTTACGGCATGCTGACGCTTTCGGAAGATACGGTCACCATCATGCGCCTCGTTATCGCCGAGTCGGACCGTTTTCCTGAAATTGCCACATCCTTCTACGAACGGGCGATCCTGCGCACCAATGCGCTGATGGAAGACTGGCTGCGCCTACAGGTCGACCGCGGCCTCATTGCACTCGACGATCCGCATCTGGCCTGCGGCATGCTGCGTGGCATGATGGCCATGGAGCCGCAGCGCGCGGCGATCCTGCGCCAGGAGCCGCCGCCGAAGATCGAGGCGATCCAGGCGCGGGCGAAGATGTCCGCCGATCTTTTCCTGAAAGGTTGCGCGCTCTGAAGCATCGCTCGGGCTTAAGAGCGCGATGGTTTTTGTTTACGGGCGAGCACTTGCTCTCCCTTCTCCCCAGCGGGGAGAAGATGCCCGAAGGGCAGATGAGGGGGCGCGTGCACTGAGCGCAAGCGAAGGGCAATACTGAGCGGTGTGCCGTGAAGCCCCCTCATCGCCTCGCTATCGCTCCGGCACTTCTCCCCGCTGGGGAGAAGAGACAAGTGGCAACGTCTTGCCCCCTCCTCGGCCAGAGACAACACCTCAGTTCGGCGGCGCACCGAGCGCATGCAGGATACCGCGCAGTTCGGCGAGGCCGCGCATGCGGCCGATCGCCGGGTAGCCGGGTGTGACGACCTTGTCGAGGTCGTCGAGCATGCGATGGCCATGGTCCGATCGGAACACGATGGTGTCTTCGGGACTGCGGCGGCGGTCTTCCGCGACCAGTTCGCTGAGAACCGCGACCATATCGACGTCGCCTTCCAGGTGCGCGCTTTCATGGAATGTCCGGCCGTCACCCTCGCGCGTCGTAGCACGCAGATGGGCGAAATGGATGCGCGAGGCAAGGCGTCGGGCGATCGCCGGCAGGTCGTTTTCGGCGCGGACGCCGAGGCTGCCGGTGCAATAACACATGCCGTTCGCCGCCGATGGCACCGCATCGAAGAGAGCGGCATAGTCGTCCGCCGTCGAGGCAATGCGCGGCAGGCCGAACAGCGAACGCGGCGGATCATCGGGATGCAGCGTCAGCTTGACGCCGCGGGCTTCGGCAGCCGGCGTCACCGCCTCCAGGAATTCGATCAGGTGCCGGCGCAGTCTTGCGGCATCGATACCACTATAGGCGACGAGCTTGTCGCGGAAAGCCGGAATGGTCAGAGGTTCGGTGGTCGACCCCGGCAGAGCCGAGGTGATGATGCGGGTGATGTCGGCGACCTCGTCGTCCGTCATCGCCTCGAAGACGATACGCGCCCGTTCGCGGTCTTCACTAGAATAGTGCTGCGCCGCATCCGGCCGTTCCAGAATGAAGAGATCGAAGGCTGCGAAACGTTCATGATCGAAACGCATGGCGGTGGCGCCGGTCGGTGTCACGAAATCGAGTTCGGTGCGAGTCCAGTCCACCACCGGCATGAAATTATAGCAGACGATCGGAATGCCACAGGCGGCGACCGCTTCGAGACTGGCGATCCACGCCTCGATTTCGGCCTTTGCCTCCCCGCCCTTGCGCTTGACGGCGTCGGGGATCGGGATGCTCTCGACCACCGACCAGACGAGCGGGGAACGGTCGCCGG is a window of Rhizobium leguminosarum bv. trifolii WSM1325 DNA encoding:
- a CDS encoding transcriptional regulator, TetR family (PFAM: regulatory protein TetR~KEGG: rec:RHECIAT_PC0000343 multidrug efflux transcriptional regulator protein, TetR family) codes for the protein MVQNQQIEKRPRGRPQIRCDDDTRNLIVEAADTQFHDNGYAAASIATIAQEAGVSTKTLYRLFPTKADLFASVVSERISRFLLALDPPMLAAADLRDGLERMLMAYGMLTLSEDTVTIMRLVIAESDRFPEIATSFYERAILRTNALMEDWLRLQVDRGLIALDDPHLACGMLRGMMAMEPQRAAILRQEPPPKIEAIQARAKMSADLFLKGCAL
- a CDS encoding secretion protein HlyD family protein (PFAM: secretion protein HlyD family protein~KEGG: rec:RHECIAT_PC0000342 multidrug efflux transporter protein) — protein: MTIKTLHALNNNTAVENTAEAAPASLDAGQPPRVAEAAATVAEEKPAGRRGGRSLLLGATALVLIAAGAYYGHDYWTVGRFHISTDDAYVKADNSTIAPKVSGYLAEVLVMDNETVKAGQPLARIDDRDFKAALDQASADVAAAEATVNAKQASLDIQQSTIAAARATVDVDRANETFAEQNNKRYSNLATSGYAPVQTAQQAASQIAAAQASIVRDTASLDAAVKQVDLLNAELAQAKAALARSQAVQHQAELNLSYATITAPVDGTVGNRTLRVGQYVQAGTQLMSVVPTTAAYVIANYKETQLTDVKAGQPVDIEVDMFPGRTYHGHVDSLAPASGQEFALLPPDNATGNFTKVVQRIPVKIVLDGDAAANGDLRPGMSVQPDINTKNDRS
- a CDS encoding Aldose 1-epimerase (PFAM: Aldose 1-epimerase~KEGG: ret:RHE_PB00010 putative aldose 1-epimerase protein), with translation MPISIRIGNQDLTVDVSSLGAEMQSLTSSDGRSWLWTGDAAFWTGRSPILFPIVGKAPDDKVTIDGTVYPMAQHGFARRSEFTLAASTETMCRFELVASDATRAVYPFDFQLAVVHAVEGHALTVTAEVTNRDRKAMPFGLGFHSAFAWPLPGTSGRDHVVTLDNEGEPALVRLEGGLINPAALPSPFKAGRLVLDHSMFEQDAMIFPDGAGEGLTYGAEDGPTMQFHFENLPNLALWTKPGAPFLCIEPWHGTAAEAGGSSEFSKRPSTTILAPGAVASFAFTVKISE
- a CDS encoding protein of unknown function DUF1328 (PFAM: protein of unknown function DUF1328~KEGG: smd:Smed_0341 protein of unknown function DUF1328) — its product is MLYYALVFLVVALIAGVLGFGGIAGASASIAQVLFFIFLVLFVVSLVMRLMRKV
- a CDS encoding ABC transporter related (PFAM: ABC transporter related~SMART: AAA ATPase~KEGG: ret:RHE_PB00012 ABC transporter ATP-binding protein) — protein: MIRIENISKQLSHRILFIEASAALNRGEKIGLVGPNGAGKTTVFRMINGEEQPDEGQVSVERGVTIGYFNQDVGEMAGHSAVAEVMNGAGPVSIVAGELRDLEAAMADPEQADNMEEIIERYGEVQARYEELDGYALEGRAREVLAGLSFSQEMMDGDVGALSGGWKMRVALARILLMRPDVMLLDEPSNHLDLESLIWLEEFLKGYEGALLMTSHDREFMNRIVTKIIEIDAGTLTAYSGDYEFYEQQRAQNEKQQQAQFERQQAMLAKEIKFIERFKARASHASQVQSRVKKLEKIDRVEPPKRRQIVSFEFQPAPRSGEDVVNLKNVHKKYGSRSIYEGFDFVVRRRERWCIMGINGAGKSTLLKLVTGSTAPDQGSVALGASVKMGYFAQHAMDILDGERTVFQMLEDQFPQAGQGPLRALAGCFGFSGDDVEKRCRVLSGGEKARLVMAIMLFDPPNLLVLDEPTNHLDLDTKEMLIKALSQYEGTMLFVSHDRHFLAALSNRVLELTPEGVHQYGGGYTEYVARTGHEAPGLRS
- a CDS encoding conserved hypothetical protein (KEGG: ret:RHE_PB00011 hypothetical protein) → MSVRPPQSFRPSEQNKNGFNVLEYELMSERADSLGRHGLKVEATLAALKAWAPDRQSAEERERLLNEASDAVWAFFIQREICGLRNNRDAIQRYGIPNEVIARLGAVRK
- a CDS encoding drug resistance transporter, EmrB/QacA subfamily (TIGRFAM: drug resistance transporter, EmrB/QacA subfamily~PFAM: major facilitator superfamily MFS_1~KEGG: rec:RHECIAT_PC0000341 multidrug efflux transporter protein), whose product is MSTIAATSIAVPQPKTGASTREWIAVLAGMIGAFMAILNIQITNASLLDIEGGIGTGVDNGAWISTSYLIGEIVVIPLTAYFSNVFSFRRYILVNSVLFPLFSIGCAFAHDLGTMIVLRGLQGFAGGVLIPMAFTMVLTKLPKHQQPLGLAAFALSVTFAPAIGPTIGGYLTENYGWQTIFFINAIPSAIMAVALALTLDKQPMQLGLLREGDWAGIISMAIGLSALQTVLEEGNKEDWFSSPFIVKLSILAFVFLVAFIWIELTVEKPLVKLRLLKQRNFGIGVAVNVLVGVALFGTVYILPQYLGQVQRYNAEQIGNVLAWTGLPQLLLIPLVPMMMKRFDARYIGFLGISIFAISCFMNITLSADTAGDQFWIPNIVRAIGQALVLTPITAITTAGIAPSDAAAASGLTNMLRNLGGAVGTATLGTVLTKREQFHSNIIGQSVTLGRDEVRNRLDQLTGYFLQHGVSDHAVATQKAIVALGQVVKRQALILGFADTFAVIGVVLAIAAVALLLTQKPRAGGGAGAH
- a CDS encoding putative signal peptide protein (KEGG: sme:SMc01489 putative signal peptide protein), translated to MKTLALVTTFILCQCVGAVAQQQQQPGSVYQGQMDRLDANTSKTVDRSEYETFMGSAFGSLDKNKDGSLQSDETVQILTVEQFTLTDANHNGRISRSEFMQRVMADFATADHDRDGSLQ
- a CDS encoding mannonate dehydratase (KEGG: rec:RHECIAT_PC0000344 mannonate dehydratase protein~TIGRFAM: mannonate dehydratase~PFAM: Mannonate dehydratase; Xylose isomerase domain protein TIM barrel), whose translation is MRQGWRWFGPEAPVTLDDVRQTGATNIVSSLHQVPIGRAWTEKEVRERQALIETTPGDRSPLVWSVVESIPIPDAVKRKGGEAKAEIEAWIASLEAVAACGIPIVCYNFMPVVDWTRTELDFVTPTGATAMRFDHERFAAFDLFILERPDAAQHYSSEDRERARIVFEAMTDDEVADITRIITSALPGSTTEPLTIPAFRDKLVAYSGIDAARLRRHLIEFLEAVTPAAEARGVKLTLHPDDPPRSLFGLPRIASTADDYAALFDAVPSAANGMCYCTGSLGVRAENDLPAIARRLASRIHFAHLRATTREGDGRTFHESAHLEGDVDMVAVLSELVAEDRRRSPEDTIVFRSDHGHRMLDDLDKVVTPGYPAIGRMRGLAELRGILHALGAPPN
- a CDS encoding conserved hypothetical protein (KEGG: rec:RHECIAT_PC0000337 hypothetical protein) translates to MMTKFRGVRRPLHAIGDGRIGMDWINRYIDQPLLHGAAGLLRSWHLRTRQPPELLEPTWNLVVLSFLLIASGQVMAGKPFALSVAALIMLALPSARKLLSAVKAGQGGYGAREYKSLRARAIAKREAEWSVRIIVLFASACLPFIARIDDPVGACFMLGASIWFVLTGPLKAYLDAAEPPEPNEGDRTYSGAFHFG
- a CDS encoding Glyoxalase/bleomycin resistance protein/dioxygenase (PFAM: Glyoxalase/bleomycin resistance protein/dioxygenase~KEGG: glyoxalase/bleomycin resistance protein/dioxygenase; K07032), with the protein product MLSDRIEVVTLFVDDIDEAKAFYQKVFALDVVYEDAVSSVLKFSGTMINLLDAAQAPQLVEPSAVSAPGSGARILLTIKVDDVDSVCAELQKLGVALLNGPIDRPWGRRTAAFADPSGHVWEVAHELR